The genomic region TTCCAGTGAAGCCTCTGACATAGACTGCTTTTTTACAGTGTCAGCCAGTTCTTGCCGAAGTTGTCTCACATCTGCCTAATAAGATGCTCTGTCACTGAGTTTATCAAATCACTTTACTATGACGTTGTCTTAATAATACATAACACCAACATATGGactttgaaaactatcaccacaCACAGCAACTCAGCTCCTTTTCCCTTCTCACTGAATCTGGTTACAGACACAGAAGGAGCCCCCCTCCGGCCTTCCTGATATTAAGTTACTCAGACAAAAGATGCAGACCCACTGCCCATGCCCTGCCCCTCCCGATAAATCTGCAGAGCTTCATCACCTCGCAACCAGAAAGAAATGGGTGTGAATGTGCAACAAGTGGTGGTAAATTCCACCCTGTGGaacattttccctctttctttattAGATGCTTTGGTTAACTTCAGACATCTTCACATATTCCAACCAGTGCTCAGATCTTTCCAACAGATTCCTATCCCAGCAGTAAAATGAGGCCATTCCCTTGGGGCTTATCTGTCTGATATCTGGTGGTGTGTCTGTGTTAACCCCAGACCCCTAATCTCCCCCTGCTCCCCGCCTCTGCCCTTGGCTGACCACCAGGCCCCCCTGCGGAGCACAGGGGCTCTGCTCAGCGCTCTGCAGTCACCGCCTGGGAGAGGacctgggagagaatggatacgtgtgtaCCTGCACCACCGTGCCGGGCACCCGAAACTGACGCAGAAGTGTAAACCAACTACACTccatcacagaagaaaaacacaaTTTACAAATGAGGTTGCTCCCATGGCCCTCAGGGAGCCTCGATAGCCTGGCCTCCACCTGCCTCTGGACCGCAGCCCCTACAGCCCGCTCCCTGACTCCCTCCATTCCTGCTGCTCTCAAGTCCTGCCACCCTTCATTTTTAGTGGACACGCTTGTATCTAAATGGTAGTAACCGATACTGAAAATGAGAATTACGAGCAAATTCTTGTAAAACTATTCTAGGTAAACCCTAAATAACAGTGGGAAGATTAAATCAAGAAGAATTTTGCTAAAGCTCACCACTTGAGTCCCAAGTTATGTTTTAATGATAAGTAGATGCATTTAAAGAGTTGAGAGGCTTTAAGAATAAATGATTCAAGGCTAAAATGTTTCCCATATTGACATCTTTCAAattgacataaataaaaataaaactataccaACAAATATGACACAAAGCTATGACAAGCTACTGAAGCCAAAGTATGACATGGGCTCTGGGAAACCTGTAATTGACTATCAAGGTAATCTATGTAACTGAAGCttaatttcaaaatgttcatttaGGTTTGAGCATGCTTCATCATGATACGGACATGTggtaacataaaaattaaaattagtaccTTACAAGTAAAAGCGTAAATTACTAATATCTGTCTATATAAACAATCTAGGACTGAATCTCTTAGTACTTCATAACACACGATGTCTCGAGTGAAAATAAAGCATTTCTCGGGTCTAATTTTTATTTGCTGGATACAAGGTGTGCTTTTAGCCTGGATTAGAGACCACAGATTCACagcctgtgtattttttttatagtCAACTAGATTCAACACTTAGCCAGAATCTAGTCAAATTCAAAACTCTGAATTTTCTTTCAGGAAATCTGAGACTTATTTCTCCTTCTGGATACttacttctctttctgctttcttacTTTCGTACTGACACAGTCTCTCTTTTAGATGATTCCGTTCGCTGATTaacttcttgtttctttcttctagCATCAGACCTTGTTTCTCACTTTCGGCATGGAGTTTTCTGACGATCTGCTGAAATTGGTCTTGGATGCCAATGACTGTCTTCTCTTTACTGTCGGCTTTGTTTTGCGCATCATCCAGTTGCTGTCGGAGCAACGTGTTTTCACTCTGGAGTTGAGATAATCTCTCCTCTAAGGATTCCTGCTTTCCAAGGTGTTCATTCACTTTGCCTTGTTCATTCTGATACATGTGTTCAGTTTCCTGCTTTTGACACTCTGCTTGGTGAAGGTCTCTCTGGACACGTTCTAATGTCAAGGTCTTTACTCTAAGATCATCTCTTGTGCGCTGCAGCTTGACTTTTAGCTTACTGAATTTACGCTCCACTGTAGAGAGTTGCTGGGAAAGTGCCTTGCTGTTATCTTTTAGGTTAGCCACGTCAGACTCCATTTTGTCCTGCAAGCATAACCACTCGTCTTTTGCTCTCTGGAAGGCAAGTTCCAGGTCTCTTGGTGATGTCTGACCTCGATCGTGATCATGTGAGGCAGCAGCCAGTTTAGAATGGTAGGATTTCACTTCTGTTTCCAgtctttgtttgctttcttttttgttctccaGCTTAGACTTTAGCATCGTATTCTCAGCTGCCAGAACATGAGGCTGGCCTGTATCCTGGGATATAGTCTTTGTTAATATTTCCTCAGTCAGTTTTACTGCCTTTTGAGCATCATCACTCTTTGCTTTGACAATTTCAATGTCCTCAAAatagttcttttccttttccaggttctGACTTTTCACTGCATCTATTTCCAGTCTTAGGCTGGCAATTTCTTCCTGCAGAATGTGGTTTTTGTGcaacaggtcttttgtttcttcatgacCAGCAAAAGCCTAAGTGAAACAAAGGAGATTTTTAGCTAGTACACAATAAAGTAATATTTCATGATTTCCTCTGAAATGAAAGATTATCCTGTCTGTTTATACACTGAAAAGGCTGCACCAAGTGTGTCTCCAACTGGAAAAAATAAGGTTCGATGCAAACCTCAGATTTTATAAAAGTAGAAATGTTCAGACGTTCAAAACTTTAATTGAAGACAATGAAtccatgaaagtaaaaaaaaaaaaaaaatcccaagagaCTTTTCAAGAAGCTCAGCCCTGGAGAGGCTTTTCTCTGAGCTACAATAAACCCAGAAggcttaaaataaaagatttctagATCTGACTGTACTTAAACATTGCATCTGATGTggaatatttatacaatggaaaattactaactcataaaaaagaatgaaataaagctatttgcagcaacagggatggacctagacattatcaccctaagtgaagtaagtcaaagacaagtattatatcatgctgcttatatgtggaatctaaaatgaacttattcacaaaacacaaagacacaaaaaacaaacttagggtcaccacaggggaaaggggaggtaggggaagagataaattaggaggttgggattaacatatacacactagtagatataaaataacaacaaagatcTACTGTGCAAAATAAGGAACTACACTTAATATTCTGcaagaagaatctgaaaaggaatatgtgtgtacgtgtgagtgtgtgtgtaagtgagtgtgtatgtgtgttagtcactcacgcatgtatgactctttgtggccccatggactgtagcccgccaggctcctctatccatggcatttcccacgcaagaatactggagtgggtagccatttctttctccaggggatcttcccaacccaaggattgaacccaggtgtcctgcattgcaggcagattcttcacagtctgagccagcagggaagccccatttatgtaatatacacacacatattcaaatacatctgaatcactgtgctgtatacctgaaactgacgcaacattgtaaatcaactacaattcaATAAACAACACCACTCGCTAGCTTTGTAAACACTGCAAATGGTACCTCCTATAGAGCTGCTTCACAGTAAGAGTGTTAactctgtatatatttaaatagataaaatttcGTACGAAAGTTTTCCTTGAGAATATGCTACCTTCTAACATTTTAATAGGCAATTACAAGAATTACACCTATTGACAACTGTACTAAGTACTTCCACAAACATCAATTAACTCATTAGCTATGATGATTCTGGCAAGGgagaagttaaaaatataagtaaGCTGCAGGCTTTTCGCCAGGTCCTCTGACTCTACTAGTCCTCTTACATCAAACTACAGTTACTTCTCTAGTACAAACATATAAACACAAAATGAGCCTCTGATTCCATCCATGGCACATACACTAATGGTAAATAAGGTAAAATTTAGAGAGCTCTTCTCAGAAACCATGAGATGATTTGCCGCTGCGATAAATTTCATTATCTCTCCATAATGTTTAACATAGTAAGATGGGGGAAATACAATGAAAAACACTTATTAACTATCACTAAATATATATTATGGcatatctgtcactgctttcagaaGTTACTTGTACTGAAATCAGACACTAGAAGAATGACATCCAAAATATGGTCTCTGAACTACCTATACTTTCCTCCTTACCATCAGCAGAAGTGATAAACTAACCTAATGATtgataaaggaaggaaattcacCACCAAAACCCAGAATAACTATTATTAGTAGCAAGTGTTTTTTCCCTTGGTACGGGGGAGGCACTTTTATAAGTTTATTCTAAAGAAACAACAGTTTTAAGTGTTGAAAAGTGCTTCTACAATGGACGTCTCAGTTATCTACAAACTGAGAAACTGTAAATGATGTGAAAAGGTCGTTGACAGGGCACTGGTTACAGAAATGACAGTGGAGCCAGGAGCAGACTCTGATTTAGACACTGGAGGTGAGGACGTGCATGCAGTCACAGACACGCTCACCCCAGAGCAGAGGCACTTGGTCAGGTAGCGCAATCGACGTGGGGAGCACACACAGCCTGCCTGGCCTAAAGCGCAATCAGGCTCCCGGCTCCTTCGAGACAGTCGTGAAAGATTTGAGATCAATTCCTATGGGAAATAATAAAGGCCTCTCCTTGAACGAGGTCATTGTATGTCCCTACTTGATTGCTGTAGACAAATGGATGTGAATTACAAATAGGACTCTCCCGAGCTCTTCCTGAGAGGTTTTCGTTGCGGGAGATCTGCTGCTAGGACCTTGGGGATGGGACCCGGTCCGTGTCTGAGAGGGACATCAGCTGGGGAGTGAATTCCTCTGCTCTGAGATGCCACTCGACAAATCTGCAGAATGGAGGACAACCGACTTCAAGAGTGTTTGGTTTCTACcaactgctggaaaaaaaaattccacggGGAGCATTCCTGTACCTCTAGAGGACGCCAGTTAACACCAGACCTTGAGGACTCTACTGTGAGGGAGAACCCAGCTGGGAAAGCTGGAGCCAGCTCTGAGCTGTTCAGGGGCAGGTGGACTGGAGGGCTGGACGGCACAGAGGGAGGGGGTCCACGACCCTCAGCCACCTGCCAGATTGCAGGCTAGAGGTAACTTGATGTAAAATTAGGCACAATCTTCCCTCCCCAAGCCCCTTCTCTTCTAGACCTATTCACTCACCAATGGTCCTACAAGGCAGAAGATCTGTCGCCTGAGGAGAGCGAACAGCTTAACCTCCAGTTTCTACACCAATTTCAACCCTGTGGTTCCTCAGTAACTATTGTGTGAGCTACTGACATGacctcttcctccctctgatCGAAAAACTGCACCCAACATTTCAGGATTATAGAATTCTTATTTCCGGCCTTGTTACTTGGCAATtttgaatttctttgcttttgtttttaagaagtaaCCTAAAATTTCCCGTAACACTAAATAAATGGCACAACACTAAATAAGATGGTACTTTTCCAAAAAAGGGgacattataaataatattgagaAATAGTCTTAGAAATTTGAAGTTTTCACCACAGATTGCTCTACCTGATTCCAATTGTTTCTCACAGTCTTCAGTTCCATTTCGAGTGCTCGGAGACTGAATTCTAACTGCTGTTTCATTTCAATTTCTTTACTATGTTTGTCTTCTATTCTTCTTAACTGCTCCCTAATTTTTTCATATGACATATTagcatttcttctcttctcttcttcttgcTTTAAGGTGAATCTGAAAAATTAGAGAGCTCTTCTTAGAAAATCATGGGATTATTCGCTGTTGCTGCAATAGCTTTCGTTCCCACTTCacaatgtttaaaataataaaaatggggGGAATGCAATGAAAAACACTTAATAATGATCACTGTTTTCATACACAGGGTTAAGAATCAAATTGcataaaactttgtttttcttttgtcttgagAAAAATGGCTACTTCATACatctgtgggtgggaatgtaaagtaaTATAAACTTTTCGAAGAACAGTTTAGAAATATAGATCACAAGCCTTTTTAAAACTTCTCATACTTTAACCAAATAACACaatatcattaaagaaaaatgtattcaaaataatttgagaAGGCAGAATGAATTTATAGAAAAGATGATCCTTGCAGTATTAAATAGAATATAGAAAGGTGAAAAACAACCGAAAGTCAATTTGGTAAGTAACTAATGGGGATTCCATTATGGTGGACTCCTGTATGGTCATGAAAACAATgatttggaaaaatatacattaagCTATTAGAAGCATTCACTGTTAAGAACCTGCTATATTATTTCCAAGAATTTCACACGCCACAATACGTTTTCTCTCCTGTAAAATCCAAGAGGATAGGTTAGTCCTTATAACACGCCTACATCTCTGCAGTATTATATGAAACAACAGctcaaacatttctttaaaagcgAGATGTACGGTACCTCAAGCTGCTGAGCTCTTGTTCCCACTCTACTTTCTGATGCTCTAACTGTGATTTTACTTCTTTGGTTTCTGACAGCTCGTTTTGTAGCCCACGAAccttacttttcattttgtaaatttttccTCTAAGTAGTTCACAGTGACTTCTTTGAAAATCTACTAAtctttcataggaaaaaaatgcaTCCCGAATTTTCAACAAGCTACCAAAATCTGCatgatgaagaaaacaaagatagacacacacaaaaaattatgtGAGTAATTTCTGAATATAAAGAACTGTGCCTTTCACAGTCACTCATCCAGGCGCTGAACAAATATTAAGTGTCTATAAAGCGGAAGACATTATTCTAAGATCTGAAGATAAAATAGATGCCCCTGGCTCTTGTTTAGCTTGAAGTCTAgtacaagagaaagacaaatcaatCAATTATGACGTCAGATAGATACTATAAGAAGAGACAGTTCTATGATAACATAACAGAACTTGACACAGATTGGGTCCAGGAAAGACTTCCCTGGGGCAGAGATGTCACACTGAGACACGAAGGATGAGCAGGAAGTGGTGAGCAGAGGAGGAGGAACAACCCTGTGGACAGGCTCCAGCTGCCATGTGTTTCTAACCAAGACAGAGGGAACAGCTATGGGTTTACCTTCCTCAGTGgagcaagcaaaaacaacaccgacAAAATACAGGAAACAATGAATTTCATGACAAAGGGCTTCAGGGAATGAAGGACAATGATCCCGAAACACAGGAGGTTAGCCTAAGGAACGCCCCAGCTAACTGCCTGGAGAGAATTTCCAGGCCCCGACATGGGGAGAAGGAATGGAAGCTGAGTTCAGCGGACTTCcagagtggaggtgatgaagctgAGAGTCTGGGGAAACCAACGCGGGCAGAGATCGCAGGTCAGAACCATGGAGAGGAGAGAGCGGAACACAGAAAAACGACCCTGGAGATCTGAGGAGGAGCCCCTCGGGTATTAGGCAGAGGAATGAACAGTGCACATGTGTGAGAAACCACCTGAGACCAGGGCGAAACCATCTGAAAAGACTACAGGAGACTGTGCCTGGTGCTCACTCGCTCCCAGGAACTCGATCTATTCTCCTGAGCCAGGCTGGAAAAACCACTTACCAGCAGAAGGAACAGGGCAGTCAGCAAGGTCTTGCCTCCAGGGCAGGAAATAATCAGCCCTagccccagggcccctctggATGCACCTAACAAATCATGAGGGGCAAGAGCACAGAACGATCTCTGGAAAACTCTCCATATTTGGAAACTAAATCACACGATCTAAGTTACCCTTGGATCAAAGAcgtaatgaaaagagaaaggacaACGTATTCTGAATTGAAGGAAAACGAAAACGTTAAGACCAGCAGACATTTTAGGGAACTGAcgagctgattctaaaattcatgtagAAAGAAGGGTAAAAACTAAAACCAGATGGAACTACACAATTGTGACCTTTAACCAGAAAGCAGCAGCAAAGAGAGGCAACAGCTGGGCTTGAAGCAAGGGGGTAGCATGATGAGACCTGAATGCTTAAAAATAGGTAATAATTACAGTTGCTGTGCAGACTGAGGTTCTGCCAGGTGGAATGGCAGGGAAAGAAGTCCTGAGATTATTTCAGTTACCCTAGGAGGGAAATGATGCTGACCTGACCGTGGATGAAGGCACAGGAAAGAAGAAGCGTCAACAGAAGGTTCAGGGAGTGAGGAGGATCACAGGCCTGTACACTCACCTTCATGTCCTTTCAATGCAAAACATACTTCTGAGACGCACAGCACTGTAACATATCCCTGGCTCTAGAGCAGAACTGACAAGGTGTGCACATATCACTACGCTGTACACAGACAGACTTTCCGTTAACATTTACACTGCGCTCCTACCTTTACACCCCACATCGAGAGGTTCTACTTGCAACGTGGAAATCATAGAGTAAAGCATGTCGCCATCCTCAGAAACAGTCTCAGAAGACTGAGTTAAGTCATCCAGGTCGTTCACGTAATTAAT from Muntiacus reevesi chromosome 2, mMunRee1.1, whole genome shotgun sequence harbors:
- the LOC136159090 gene encoding ankyrin repeat domain-containing protein 26-like isoform X1: MAPVFEKTDSLTGGLLHANDDSVSTEVAQSDDRPARITPHEKKKVKEQINYVNDLDDLTQSSETVSEDGDMLYSMISTLQVEPLDVGCKDFGSLLKIRDAFFSYERLVDFQRSHCELLRGKIYKMKSKVRGLQNELSETKEVKSQLEHQKVEWEQELSSLRFTLKQEEEKRRNANMSYEKIREQLRRIEDKHSKEIEMKQQLEFSLRALEMELKTVRNNWNQAFAGHEETKDLLHKNHILQEEIASLRLEIDAVKSQNLEKEKNYFEDIEIVKAKSDDAQKAVKLTEEILTKTISQDTGQPHVLAAENTMLKSKLENKKESKQRLETEVKSYHSKLAAASHDHDRGQTSPRDLELAFQRAKDEWLCLQDKMESDVANLKDNSKALSQQLSTVERKFSKLKVKLQRTRDDLRVKTLTLERVQRDLHQAECQKQETEHMYQNEQGKVNEHLGKQESLEERLSQLQSENTLLRQQLDDAQNKADSKEKTVIGIQDQFQQIVRKLHAESEKQGLMLEERNKKLISERNHLKERLCQYESKKAEREADVRQLRQELADTVKKQSMSEASLEVMSRYCANLVDETQDLKNNFRQLTSQRQAGSQQVELRIKDLESELSKMKTLHEDNKAEYETYKHLYLVEFEVRKSLQDELDKTNESLAEMSTELEVEKQQNRALLSTPSSTPVLEPCSVGNFNPTSGFNTNLISRANIGFSTSIRRHSNDSVETYLTKMRQELDRSITREVRKVEAELASDAFQVSSRRSSDGSNVYDDQLLKAKAEYQQILFEKYKI
- the LOC136159090 gene encoding ankyrin repeat domain-containing protein 26-like isoform X2, which translates into the protein MAPVFEKTDSLTGGLLHANDDSVSTEVAQSDDRPARITPHEKKKVKEQINYVNDLDDLTQSSETVSEDGDMLYSMISTLQVEPLDVGCKDFGSLLKIRDAFFSYERLVDFQRSHCELLRGKIYKMKSKVRGLQNELSETKEVKSQLEHQKVEWEQELSSLRFTLKQEEEKRRNANMSYEKIREQLRRIEDKHSKEIEMKQQLEFSLRALEMELKTVRNNWNQAFAGHEETKDLLHKNHILQEEIASLRLEIDAVKSQNLEKEKNYFEDIEIVKAKSDDAQKAVKLTEEILTKTISQDTGQPHVLAAENTMLKSKLENKKESKQRLETEVKSYHSKLAAASHDHDRGQTSPRDLELAFQRAKDEWLCLQDKMESDVANLKDNSKALSQQLSTVERKFSKLKVKLQRTRDDLRVKTLTLERVQRDLHQAECQKQETEHMYQNEQGKVNEHLGKQESLEERLSQLQSENTLLRQQLDDAQNKADSKEKTVIGIQDQFQQIVRKLHAESEKQGLMLEERNKKLISERNHLKERLCQYESKKAEREMRQELDRSITREVRKVEAELASDAFQVSSRRSSDGSNVYDDQLLKAKAEYQQILFEKYKI
- the LOC136159090 gene encoding ankyrin repeat domain-containing protein 26-like isoform X3; translated protein: MAPVFEKTDSLTGGLLHANDDSVSTEVAQSDDRPARITPHEKKKVKEQINYVNDLDDLTQSSETVSEDGDMLYSMISTLQVEPLDVGCKDFGSLLKIRDAFFSYERLVDFQRSHCELLRGKIYKMKSKVRGLQNELSETKEVKSQLEHQKVEWEQELSSLRFTLKQEEEKRRNANMSYEKIREQLRRIEDKHSKEIEMKQQLEFSLRALEMELKTVRNNWNQAFAGHEETKDLLHKNHILQEEIASLRLEIDAVKSQNLEKEKNYFEDIEIVKAKSDDAQKAVKLTEEILTKTISQDTGQPHVLAAENTMLKSKLENKKESKQRLETEVKSYHSKLAAASHDHDRGQTSPRDLELAFQRAKDEWLCLQDKMESDVANLKDNSKALSQQLSTVERKFSKLKVKLQRTRDDLRVKTLTLERVQRDLHQAECQKQETEHMYQNEQGKVNEHLGKQESLEERLSQLQSENTLLRQQLDDAQNKADSKEKTVIGIQDQFQQIVRKLHAESEKQGLMLEERNKKLISERNHLKERLCQYESKKAERED